The Magnolia sinica isolate HGM2019 chromosome 9, MsV1, whole genome shotgun sequence genome contains a region encoding:
- the LOC131256221 gene encoding glucose-1-phosphate adenylyltransferase large subunit 1, chloroplastic-like — MDDSRALDFGLMKIDNKGRVLFFNEKPKGEELKAMAVDTTVLGLSREEAAKKPYIASMGVYLFKKEILLNLLRYGIQAACRFYDF; from the exons ATGGATGACAG TCGTGCCTTAGACTTTGGTTTAATGAAGATAGACAACAAAGGAAGGGTTCTTTTCTTTAATGAAAAGCCCAAAGGAGAGGAATTGAAAGCAATG GCGGTGGATACTACAGTTTTGGGCCTATCACGAGAGGAGGCTGCAAAGAAACCATACATTGCTTCCATGGGAGTGTATCTCTTCAAGAAGGAGATACTCTTGAATCTTCTAAGGTATGGTATTCAAGCTGCATGTAGATTCTATGATTTTTAA